Within Pseudomonas tructae, the genomic segment GGCTGGTTCTGCCGAAGAGGGCCTGAAAATCGCCCAGGACGACGTGCCTGACTACGCCACGCTGGACCTGAAAATGGACGGTGATTCGGGCTTGGTACTGCTGCCAAAATTGCTCGAGCTGGACCCGGAAATGCGCGTGGTGATCCTCACCGGTTACTCGAGCATCGCCACCGCAGTCGAGGCGATCAAGCGCGGTGCCTGCAACTACCTGTGCAAGCCGGCCGATGCCGACGATGTACTGGCCGCCTTGCTCTCCGAGCACGCCGACCTCGACAGCCTGGTACCGGAAAACCCGATGTCGGTCGACCGCCTGCAGTGGGAGCACATCCAGCGCGTGCTGACCGAGCACGAAGGCAATATCTCCGCTACGGCCCGAGCCCTGGGCATGCACCGGCGGACCTTGCAGCGCAAACTGCAAAAGCGCCCGGTTCGGCGCTAATCGCAAATCGCGGGGCAAGCCCGCTTCCACAGGATTTGTGCTGTCTCTGTGGGAGCGGGCTTGCCCCGCGATCAATCTACTTGCCGCCGAGGATCGTGCGATCCACGCGCACCGCCAACTGCCCGGCCCCAGGCGCGGCAGCAAACACCACCTTGCCCGTTTCAGCCAGCTTGGCCCGGCTGATCACCACGCCATCGCGCAGCAGTTCCAGGGGTACGTCCTTGAGTGACTGGCCCGACGCCAGTTCAATGTTCAGGGTAATGCTCATGGGTGATTTCCTTATCACTGGTGTTGATCGATATAGGTCGTGGTCGCCGCATCCAGCGAGGCGATCAGTTCCGGCGAGCCGCCGCGGAACTGGCGGAACAGGTTGCGTGCAACCGACTTGCCGGAAGTATCCAGCGGCACCGACAGGGTCGGCTGGAAGCGCTCGCTCAGTTCGGCATAGGCGCTCCACGGGCCGATGTATGACTCGTTCAGGCCGTTGACCACGCTGACGGCATAACGCACGGCATGGCCGGGCAGCCAGTTCGGCTGGCTAGGAGCCTGGGTTTGCCAGCCGTCGGCGTGAATGCTCGGGGCACCGGCAGGGGCTTCGAGATAGCCGGTGGGTTTGTTCGGGGTGTAGTCCTTGAGCAACAGGTAAGTGCTCCAGCCCCACCAATTGTCGATCTGTGCCGTGTCATTGAGGTTGTTGACGTCGGCGCGGCGCATCAGCTTGCCGTTGCGCAGGGCGAACAGCGGCGCAAAGTTGCCTGGCACCTGGCCCTGTACTGCCGCTTGCAGGTCGGCGGCGATGCGCAAGGCGCCATAAGCAGCGGCTGCAGGCAGGGCGCCGCTGTCGAAGGCCTGGAAGATCTCATCGGCAGACTTCTGTACTGCCAGGCCTACCTGCTTGCGGTTGGTCACGTCGATGCTGTCGAAGTAGCGCTTGTCGCCATAACCACGCCAGGTGTCGCCCTGGGCATTGCGTAGCACCAGGCCATATTTGCTGTCTTCGTCGTGCATGAAGCGCGAGATCAACGAGCCGAGGTCGGCCGGGGTGACGTTGTCCTTGATCGCTTTGCGCGGTACCCGCACATGGCCGGCCGAGAACAGGTCGGTGAGGAAGTGGTCGGCAAAGGCGTTCATTGCATAGGCCAGTTCCAGCTGTTGGTCATCGCCGCTGGCCCGTGCTTTCACGGCCTGGCGCAGGGCGGCGGTGTGCCCGGCGATATAGGCCATCAGTGCCCATTCGCCGAAGTGGTCCCAGTTGCTGGCGGCAAGCTTGAGGTAGCGGCCCAGCGGGAACATCGCCGAGACGACGCTGCCGCCGCCGGTGATCTTGTTCCACTCCTCCGAGAGGGTATCGCCCAGTTGGTCGTAGGCTTCGTGAGGCTGGCGGCCGTCTTTGATGGCCTGGTTGGCAGCGGTGATTTCGCGCTGCATGACCGCAAGGATTTCACCGGCTTCTGCCCGGGAGGCGGGCAATACGGCCAGCGTATCGAAGGCGGCGGCAAAGCGCTGGACGCGTTCTTCGGCAGTGGCGCCATCGGCAATCGGCCGCTCGGGAACGCCATAGAAATCGCCACCCAGGGCAACGATCTGGCCGTAGCTGAGGGTCAGGCCATTGGGCAGGTGCAGGGCCACTTGCCAGGCTGGGATCGGTGCGCCGTCCTGGCTGAAGCGCAGCAGGGTGTGGTCACCGATGGCGGTGTGTTCGCCGCCCTCGAAGCGCAGCACCGGTTCGCTGATTACGGGCGGCTTGGCGGCCAGGCCGAGGCGGTGGTACTTGATGGTGTGATGGCCGTCGAGTACCAGCACGATGCGGGTATCGGGGCCGGGAATCTTGATGCCGTCAACGCTGAACAGGGCATCGAGGTCGGCGACCAGGGTGGTGGCGAGCGCTTTTTGCGTGTGCAGTCCGGTTTGCATACCTGACATATTCAACTCCTTTGAGATGTCATGGATTCAAAATAACTGTATGTATGTACAGTTGTTTTGATCATATCCAAACCATTTCCCACGTCAACAGTTCTTTTTTCTTACGCTGAAATACGCTGCATCAAGGGGAGGCTGACGTATCATTAGCCGCCTAACGACAGCCATCGGGACCGTCCTGCATGCTCGCCCTTTTTATCCAGACGCTGAACATCACGGCGCCGGTGTTCGCCATGTTGTTCATGGGCGTGCTGCTCAAGCGCATCAAGGCCATCAACGACAGCTTCATTCACACCGCTTCGTCGCTGGTGTTCAACGTGTGCATGCCGGCGTTGCTGTTTCTGGGGATCTACCACGCCGACCTGAGTGCGGCAGTCAAACCCGGGCTGTTGGTGTTTTTCGTGGTCGCTACCCTGGGCGGTTTTGCCCTGGCCTGGGGCTTTGCCCTTTGGCGTTGCCCCCGGGAAGATCGCGGGATCTACACCCAGGGCGGCTTTCGCGGCAACAACGGGGTGATTGGCCTGGCGCTGGCCGCCAGCATATACGGTGACTACGGCATCTCGTTGGGGGCGATCCTCGCCGGCCTGGTGATCCTGCTGTACAACTCGCTGTCATCGGTGGTGCTGGCGGTGTACAGCCCGAGCATGAAGTCCGACCCCTGGAGCATCTTCAAGAGTATCCTGCGCAACCCGCTGATCATCAGCGTGCTGCTGGCCACGCCCATGGCCTACGGGCAAGTGCCACTGCCCAACTGGTTGCTGACCAGCGGTGACTACCTGGCGCAGATGACCCTGCCGCTGGCGTTGATCTGCATCGGCGGTACCCTGTCGCTGGCTTCGTTGCGCGAAAGTGGTGGCCTGGCGGTCAGTGCAAGCCTTGTGAAAATGCTCTGGCTGCCGGTGATCGGTACTCTGGCCGCCTGGCTTTGCGGCTTTCGCGGGGCGGAGCTGGGCATCCTGTTTTTGTACATCGGTAGCCCGACCGCCGCCGCCAGTTATGTCATGGCCCGGGCGGCCAACGGTAACCATGAGCTGGCCGCCTCGATCATCGTAATTACTACGCTGATGGCTGCCATAACCACGAATATCGGCATTTTCCTCTTGCAGTGGGGCGGCTGGATCTAGATTCTGTGCCGACAATAAAGCCAACACTGCCTTCCACCTTCAAGGACACTTCATGCAAGAACAGACCCCTCCGGAGCGATTACAGCGCGGGTTGAAAAATCGCCACATCCAGTTGATTGCCCTGGGTGGCGCCATCGGTACCGGCCTGTTTCTCGGCATTGCCCAGACCATTCAAATGGCCGGCCCGGCCGTATTGCTGGGCTATGCCATCGCCGGCCTGATGGCCTTCTTCATCATGCGCCAGTTGGGCGAGATGGTGGTCGATGAGCCGGTTGCCGGCAGCTTCAGCCACTTTGCCCACCGCTACTGGAACGAGTTCGCCGGTTTCGTCTCCGGCTGGAACTACTGGGTGGTCTATGTGCTGGTCGGCATGGCCGAGCTTACGGCTGTGGGCATCTATGTACAGTACTGGTGGCCGGACTTCCCGACCTGGGCGACGGCGGCGATCTTCTTCGTGGTGATCAACCTGATCAACCTCACCCAGGTGAAGGTCTATGGCGAGATGGAGTTCTGGTTCGCCCTGGTCAAGGTCATCGCCATTGTCAGCATGATCGGCTTCGGTGCCTGGCTACTGGCCAGCGGCAATGGTGGGCCGGACGCCAGCGTGGCCAACCTGTGGCAGTACGGTGGCTTCTTCCCCAATGGCTTCACCGGTTTGCTCATGGCCATGGCCGTGATCATGTTCTCCTTCGGTGGCCTGGAGCTGGTCGGTATTACCGCAGCCGAAGCCGACAACCCGCGCTACAGCATTCCGCGCGCCACCAACCAGGTGGTCTACCGTATCCTGATCTTCTACATCGGTGCCCTGGCAGTGCTGCTGTCGCTGTACCCGTGGCAGAAGGTGGTGCAGGGCGGCAGCCCGTTCGTGATGATCTTCCACAACCTGGACAGCAACCTGGTGGCGACCATCCTCAACGTGGTGGTGCTGACGGCGGCGCTGTCGGTGTACAACAGCTGCGTGTACTGCAACAGCCGCATGCTGTTCGGCCTGGCCAGCCAGGGCGATGCGCCGCGGGCCTTGCTCAAGGTCAACCGTCGCGGCGTGCCGCTGACTGCCCTGGGCGTTTCGGCGCTGGCGACCGGCCTGTGCGTGCTGATCAACTACCTGATGCCGGGCGAGGCCTTCGGCTTGCTGATGGCCCTGGCGGTGTCGGCGCTGGTGATCAACTGGGCGAGCATCAGCATCACCCACCTGAAGTTCCGCCGTGCCAAGCAGGCAACGGGCGAGTCGACCTTCTACAAGAGCTGGGGCCACCCGGTGACCAACTACCTGTGCCTGGCGTTCATCGGCCTGATCCTGGTGGTGATGTACCTGACCCCGCCGATCCGCATATCGGTGATGCTCATCCCGGCCTGGATCGCCACCCTGGGCGTGGCCTTCTGGCTGAAAAAGAAGAGCGCCAAGACCGCCGTCGTCAGCAACTGACGGCCTTGCCCGAAGTGATCGTTCAGCCCTGCGGGTAGCTGTCGATCACTTCCTGGGCGGCGCGAAAGGCATCGACCGCCGCCGGTACGCCGGCGTACACCGCGCAATGCAGCAGCGCCTCGCGAATCTCCTCCACCGTACAGCCATTGTTCAAGGCGCCACGCACGTGGCCCTTGAGCTCTTGCGGGCACTTGAGGGCGGTGAGGGCGGCGAGGGTGATCAGGCTGCGGGTTTTCAGCGGCAGGCCATCACGGCTCCAGACGCTGCCCCAGGCGTGTTGATTGACGAAGTCCTGCAGTGGTTGACTGAACTCGGTCGCGTTGTTCAGTGCGCGATCGACGAAGGCATCGCCCATGACCTGGCGGCGAACCTGTTCGCCGGTTTTGTTGTTGTCGCCCATGTTGTTTTCCTTAGTGTTGGCGGCGCCAGGCACGCAGGGTGGTGTACAGCAGCAACGCCCCCAGTGCTGGCAGTGCATAGAACAGCATCAGTTTTTCAAGCCGGCTGGCCAGCGGCATGCCGGTGGTGAAGGCGACCACGTGCAGGCCATAGGCCAGATACAGACCGAGGAATATCAGGCCTTCGGCGCGCGTCACCCGGTAGCCCGAGTAGAACACCGGCAAGGCCAGCACGGCGACGCCGAGCATTACCGGCAAGTCAAAAGCCAGGGCGTTGGGCGAGATCGACAGGGGTGCGGGGGCCACCAGCGCGGTCAGGCCGAGCACTGCCAGCAGGTTGAACAGGTTGCTGCCGATGACGTTGCCCACGGCGATTTCCCGCTCGCCGCGCAGGGCGGCGATCAGCGAGGTGGCCAGCTCCGGCAGGGAGGTACAGACGGCAACCACGGTCAGGCCGATGACCCGCTCCGACAGGCCCAGGTCCTGGGCCACCTCTACCGCTGCTTCCAGCAGCAGATGGCCGGCCACGCTGAGCAGGCCGAGCCCGGCCAGCATCATCAGCACGCTGACCAGCCAGAACCGGCCACCGCGCTGCGGGCGTGGGCCTGGCGCCGGGTAGGTACGGGCGTGGTGTCGGGATTGGTGCCAGAGGATCGCCAGATAGCCGAGCAGGCCGCACAGCAGCAAGGCACCCTCCAGGCGGCCAAGCAGTTCGTTGAGGGCCAGCAGGTACACCGCAAGGCTTGCGCCGATCATCAGCGGGATGTCCAGGCGCACCAATTGGCGCGAAACCCGCAGTGGGATGATCAGTGCGGCCAGGCCCAGGGTGACCAGGATGTTGAAGATGTTGCTGCCGATCACGCTGCCGACCGCGACATCCGGGGCGCCGGTGTAGGCTGCCTGCAGGCTGACGGTCAGTTGCGGAGCGCTGCTGCCGAATGCCACCAGACTCAGGCCGATGATCAGTGGCCGTACCTGCAGGCTGGCGGCCAGGCGCAAGGCGGCGCGTACCAGCAGTTCGGCGCCGGCAATCAGCAGCAGTAGGCCGATGCTCAGTTGCAGCAGGCTGAAAGTGGGTAAAGCGGCCAGGTCGAAAATGGTCGTGCTCCGGGGTCAGGTCAGTCGCTGAGACTTTGTACCCGTACGCGGGCGGTTCCGCTACGGATCATCCCGAGTTTTTCTGCGGCGGCGCGCGACAGGTCGATCAGCCGTCCACGGCTGTGTGGGCCGCGGTCGTTGATGCGGACCACGACACTGCGTTCGTTATTGAGGTTGGTGACCTTGACCCGCGTGCCGAAGGGCAGGCTGCGGTGGGCGGCGGTCATGCCGTGTTGATTGAAAGGCTCGCCACTGGCGGTGCGTTTGCCGTGGTGACGGGAGCCGTAATAGGAGGCGGTGCCGGACTTGTCATAGCCGCGGGGGTCGATAGCGTGGCTGGCGCAGCCGGCCAGCAGAGTGCAGAGCGCGAGTGCGCTGAAGGGACGCCACATGTGTGCAGATGCTCCGTGGGGTGGCTATCGCGGGGCAAGCCCGCTCCCACAAGCTGTGGGAGCGGGCTTGCCCCGCGATTAGCAGGCGACGCGATTACCCTTCGAGCTTGCTCTTGAGCAATTGGTTCACTTGCTGCGGGTTGGCCTTGCCCTTGGAGGCTTTCATGGCCTGGCCGACGAAGAAGCCGAACATCTTGCCGCGCTTGGCCTCATCGGCGGCGCGGTATTGCTCGACCTGCTCGGCGTTGGCGGCCAGCATTTCGTCCAGGACCTTCTCGATCGCACCGCTGTCGGTGACCTGTTTCAGGCCTTCGGCTTCGATGATCTGGTCGGCATCGCCGTCACCGGCGGCCATCTTCTCGAACACCACTTTGGCGATCTTGCCGCTGATGGTGTTGTCGAGGATGCGCTTGAGCATGCCGCCCAACTGCGCGGCACTGACCGGCGACTGGTCGATTTCCAGGCCCAGCTTGTTGAGCAGGCTGCCCAGCTCGACCATGACCCAGTTGGCGGCAAGCTTGGCATCGCCGCACACACCGACCACTTGTTCGAAGTAGTCGGCCTGCTCACGGCTGGTGGCCAGCACGTTGGCGTCGTAGGCCGACAGGCCGAACTGGCTCTGGAAACGTTCGCGTTTTTGCGGTGGCAGCTCTGGCAAAGTGGCGCGGATGTCTTCGAGGAAGTTGTTCTCGATGACCACCGGCAACAGGTCCGGGTCGGGGAAGTAACGGTAGTCGTTGGCTTCCTCCTTGCTGCGCATCGAACGGGTTTCGTCCTTGTTCGGGTCGTACAGGCGGGTTTCCTGGATGACCCGGCCGCCGTCTTCGATCAGCTCGATCTGGCGCTGCACTTCGGTGTTGATGGCGCGCTCGATGAAGCGGAACGAGTTGACGTTCTTGATCTCGCAGCGGGTGCCGAACTCGACC encodes:
- a CDS encoding septal ring lytic transglycosylase RlpA family protein, with the protein product MWRPFSALALCTLLAGCASHAIDPRGYDKSGTASYYGSRHHGKRTASGEPFNQHGMTAAHRSLPFGTRVKVTNLNNERSVVVRINDRGPHSRGRLIDLSRAAAEKLGMIRSGTARVRVQSLSD
- the gatB gene encoding Asp-tRNA(Asn)/Glu-tRNA(Gln) amidotransferase subunit GatB, which codes for MQWEVVIGLEIHTQLATQSKIFSGSATTFGSEPNTQASLIDLGMPGVLPVLNQEAVRMACMFGLAIDAEIGQHNVFARKNYFYPDLPKGYQISQMELPIVGKGHLDIALEDGTVKRVGITRAHLEEDAGKSLHEDFSGSTGIDLNRAGTPLLEIVSEPDMRNAKEAVAYVKAIHALVRYLGICDGNMAEGSLRCDCNVSVRPKGQVEFGTRCEIKNVNSFRFIERAINTEVQRQIELIEDGGRVIQETRLYDPNKDETRSMRSKEEANDYRYFPDPDLLPVVIENNFLEDIRATLPELPPQKRERFQSQFGLSAYDANVLATSREQADYFEQVVGVCGDAKLAANWVMVELGSLLNKLGLEIDQSPVSAAQLGGMLKRILDNTISGKIAKVVFEKMAAGDGDADQIIEAEGLKQVTDSGAIEKVLDEMLAANAEQVEQYRAADEAKRGKMFGFFVGQAMKASKGKANPQQVNQLLKSKLEG
- a CDS encoding amino acid permease; the protein is MQEQTPPERLQRGLKNRHIQLIALGGAIGTGLFLGIAQTIQMAGPAVLLGYAIAGLMAFFIMRQLGEMVVDEPVAGSFSHFAHRYWNEFAGFVSGWNYWVVYVLVGMAELTAVGIYVQYWWPDFPTWATAAIFFVVINLINLTQVKVYGEMEFWFALVKVIAIVSMIGFGAWLLASGNGGPDASVANLWQYGGFFPNGFTGLLMAMAVIMFSFGGLELVGITAAEADNPRYSIPRATNQVVYRILIFYIGALAVLLSLYPWQKVVQGGSPFVMIFHNLDSNLVATILNVVVLTAALSVYNSCVYCNSRMLFGLASQGDAPRALLKVNRRGVPLTALGVSALATGLCVLINYLMPGEAFGLLMALAVSALVINWASISITHLKFRRAKQATGESTFYKSWGHPVTNYLCLAFIGLILVVMYLTPPIRISVMLIPAWIATLGVAFWLKKKSAKTAVVSN
- a CDS encoding carboxymuconolactone decarboxylase family protein; its protein translation is MGDNNKTGEQVRRQVMGDAFVDRALNNATEFSQPLQDFVNQHAWGSVWSRDGLPLKTRSLITLAALTALKCPQELKGHVRGALNNGCTVEEIREALLHCAVYAGVPAAVDAFRAAQEVIDSYPQG
- a CDS encoding phospholipase, whose amino-acid sequence is MSGMQTGLHTQKALATTLVADLDALFSVDGIKIPGPDTRIVLVLDGHHTIKYHRLGLAAKPPVISEPVLRFEGGEHTAIGDHTLLRFSQDGAPIPAWQVALHLPNGLTLSYGQIVALGGDFYGVPERPIADGATAEERVQRFAAAFDTLAVLPASRAEAGEILAVMQREITAANQAIKDGRQPHEAYDQLGDTLSEEWNKITGGGSVVSAMFPLGRYLKLAASNWDHFGEWALMAYIAGHTAALRQAVKARASGDDQQLELAYAMNAFADHFLTDLFSAGHVRVPRKAIKDNVTPADLGSLISRFMHDEDSKYGLVLRNAQGDTWRGYGDKRYFDSIDVTNRKQVGLAVQKSADEIFQAFDSGALPAAAAYGALRIAADLQAAVQGQVPGNFAPLFALRNGKLMRRADVNNLNDTAQIDNWWGWSTYLLLKDYTPNKPTGYLEAPAGAPSIHADGWQTQAPSQPNWLPGHAVRYAVSVVNGLNESYIGPWSAYAELSERFQPTLSVPLDTSGKSVARNLFRQFRGGSPELIASLDAATTTYIDQHQ
- a CDS encoding response regulator transcription factor: MSDEIQVEGEELPHLLLVDDDATFTRVMARAMSRRGFRVSTAGSAEEGLKIAQDDVPDYATLDLKMDGDSGLVLLPKLLELDPEMRVVILTGYSSIATAVEAIKRGACNYLCKPADADDVLAALLSEHADLDSLVPENPMSVDRLQWEHIQRVLTEHEGNISATARALGMHRRTLQRKLQKRPVRR
- a CDS encoding AEC family transporter produces the protein MLALFIQTLNITAPVFAMLFMGVLLKRIKAINDSFIHTASSLVFNVCMPALLFLGIYHADLSAAVKPGLLVFFVVATLGGFALAWGFALWRCPREDRGIYTQGGFRGNNGVIGLALAASIYGDYGISLGAILAGLVILLYNSLSSVVLAVYSPSMKSDPWSIFKSILRNPLIISVLLATPMAYGQVPLPNWLLTSGDYLAQMTLPLALICIGGTLSLASLRESGGLAVSASLVKMLWLPVIGTLAAWLCGFRGAELGILFLYIGSPTAAASYVMARAANGNHELAASIIVITTLMAAITTNIGIFLLQWGGWI
- a CDS encoding calcium/sodium antiporter, whose translation is MSIGLLLLIAGAELLVRAALRLAASLQVRPLIIGLSLVAFGSSAPQLTVSLQAAYTGAPDVAVGSVIGSNIFNILVTLGLAALIIPLRVSRQLVRLDIPLMIGASLAVYLLALNELLGRLEGALLLCGLLGYLAILWHQSRHHARTYPAPGPRPQRGGRFWLVSVLMMLAGLGLLSVAGHLLLEAAVEVAQDLGLSERVIGLTVVAVCTSLPELATSLIAALRGEREIAVGNVIGSNLFNLLAVLGLTALVAPAPLSISPNALAFDLPVMLGVAVLALPVFYSGYRVTRAEGLIFLGLYLAYGLHVVAFTTGMPLASRLEKLMLFYALPALGALLLYTTLRAWRRQH